The following are encoded in a window of Microbacterium sp. LWO13-1.2 genomic DNA:
- a CDS encoding multicopper oxidase family protein, whose amino-acid sequence MAETVMAAINRRAFIGGTIGGIVAAGLGVPIALSLQSAPTSTGNLLTSRIPLPEPFRRRLTVPPVLAPVRTDASTDHYLVRQQITRSEIIPGTTTELWTYGGSFPGPTIESRRGRSVVVTHVNELPVPTVVHLHGGRTPAKSDGYPIDFVLPSDMTYYNQQLAHRDHASAGHSAMTAGGDVSEGERTYVYPLEQRAATLWYHDHRMDFTGPSVWRGLAGFHLHRDDEEDALDLPRGSRELPLMIVDRSFAADGSLLYPSSDPTLVHEPGVMGDYIAGVLGDVMLVNGMPWPEARVDGVHHRLRLLNASNARRLSLRLDPAPRGGIMQIGTDGGLLDAPLTHDHLVLAPAQRLDVVVDFGGYPPGTVVTLRNDYGNGRMGEVMRFVVGDAVEDSFTMPDRLSSVATAAETESIATRAFHFRAGDIGERHGWLIGGQPFGADEIAATVAAGSLEVWELFADFHHPVHLHGASFQVLQRGSEGPGAFDFGWKDTIDLQPGEQARIAVRFDTNPGKYVFHCHNLEHEDMAMMANILIR is encoded by the coding sequence GTGGCGGAAACGGTGATGGCGGCGATCAATCGCCGCGCCTTCATCGGTGGAACGATCGGCGGAATCGTCGCCGCCGGTCTCGGTGTTCCCATCGCGTTGAGCTTGCAGAGCGCCCCGACGTCCACGGGCAACCTTCTCACCAGCCGGATCCCGCTTCCTGAGCCGTTCCGGCGTCGTCTGACGGTCCCCCCGGTACTCGCTCCGGTGCGCACTGACGCGAGTACCGACCACTACCTGGTGCGCCAACAGATCACGCGGTCGGAAATCATCCCCGGCACCACGACCGAGCTCTGGACCTATGGCGGCAGCTTTCCCGGGCCGACGATCGAGAGCCGTCGAGGCCGCAGCGTCGTCGTCACGCACGTCAATGAACTGCCAGTGCCGACCGTGGTGCATCTGCACGGCGGGCGCACACCGGCCAAGAGCGATGGGTATCCGATCGACTTCGTCCTCCCGTCCGACATGACCTACTACAACCAGCAGCTCGCCCATCGCGACCACGCCTCCGCAGGACACAGTGCGATGACGGCAGGCGGCGACGTGAGCGAAGGCGAACGCACCTACGTCTACCCGCTCGAACAGCGGGCTGCGACCCTCTGGTATCACGATCACCGGATGGACTTCACCGGCCCGAGCGTGTGGCGGGGACTCGCGGGATTCCATCTTCATCGCGACGATGAGGAGGACGCTCTGGATCTGCCGCGGGGCTCACGTGAGCTGCCGCTCATGATCGTCGACCGGAGCTTCGCCGCCGACGGATCACTGCTGTATCCGAGCAGCGACCCCACGCTGGTGCACGAACCAGGGGTCATGGGGGACTACATCGCGGGGGTACTCGGTGACGTCATGCTGGTCAATGGAATGCCTTGGCCGGAGGCGAGAGTCGACGGCGTTCACCACCGGCTGCGCCTGCTGAATGCGTCGAACGCGCGGCGCCTTTCCCTGCGCCTGGATCCTGCCCCGCGCGGCGGGATCATGCAGATCGGCACCGATGGCGGCCTTCTCGACGCCCCGCTGACTCACGATCATCTGGTTCTGGCGCCCGCACAGCGACTCGACGTCGTCGTCGACTTCGGCGGTTACCCGCCCGGAACCGTCGTCACGCTCCGCAACGACTACGGCAACGGCCGCATGGGAGAGGTGATGCGCTTCGTCGTCGGGGATGCCGTGGAGGACTCCTTCACGATGCCGGATCGGCTCTCCTCCGTCGCAACAGCGGCGGAGACGGAATCCATCGCCACCCGAGCATTCCACTTCCGTGCCGGGGACATCGGCGAGCGGCACGGGTGGCTCATCGGGGGGCAGCCGTTCGGCGCTGATGAGATCGCCGCGACCGTGGCAGCGGGAAGCCTGGAGGTTTGGGAGCTGTTCGCAGATTTCCACCACCCCGTGCACCTGCATGGCGCGTCTTTCCAGGTGCTCCAACGCGGCAGCGAGGGGCCAGGAGCGTTCGACTTCGGCTGGAAGGATACGATCGACCTCCAACCGGGCGAGCAAGCGAGAATCGCCGTCCGATTCGACACCAATCCGGGAAAGTACGTCTTCCATTGCCACAACCTCGAACACGAGGACATGGCAATGATGGCGAACATTCTCATCCGCTGA
- a CDS encoding MarR family transcriptional regulator, whose protein sequence is MTGTDVRLPTEVGLLLHQVYALATKQLNAALLPTQLTSRHIAVMFLIRDGVQTQRDLVAHLMTDKTGMVRVVDDLARSGYITREQSEKDRRVTILHFTEAGQHALAEAQQYTQKVADDIFGAVDEQELKTMKETLARILDRHAARGD, encoded by the coding sequence ATGACCGGCACCGACGTTCGACTCCCCACGGAAGTGGGCCTCTTGCTCCACCAGGTCTACGCACTCGCGACCAAGCAATTGAACGCCGCACTCCTGCCGACGCAATTGACCAGCCGGCACATCGCCGTCATGTTCCTCATCCGCGACGGCGTGCAGACCCAGCGCGATCTGGTCGCGCACCTGATGACCGACAAGACCGGCATGGTACGCGTCGTCGACGACCTCGCACGGTCGGGTTACATCACCAGGGAGCAATCCGAGAAGGATCGCAGAGTGACGATTCTGCACTTCACCGAAGCCGGTCAGCACGCTCTCGCGGAAGCGCAGCAGTACACCCAGAAGGTCGCTGACGACATCTTCGGCGCCGTCGACGAGCAGGAGCTGAAAACGATGAAGGAGACGCTGGCCCGGATCCTCGACCGCCACGCGGCGCGAGGCGACTGA
- a CDS encoding alpha/beta hydrolase: MPTLSQHLTLRGCSLAFYDSGGDEPAVVFLHGAGADHVMFSAQVEGVIASGRRVVMPDLRGHGQSRPNLAPITAESLVADIEELIASRGLDRPVLVGHSLGGNLAQALVRKAPGAFSGLMVLDSTWNNGPLTVWQRQLLRLAAPALALVPAARLPRLLAEASATSDFARRDAERAFAQVAKSEFLDIWRATTAFVDPDPTYRTPVPLGLMRGGFDRTGNIATAMPAWARHEGVDEVVIPDAGHIVSQDAPDAVTDELLRFLRSIRAQ; encoded by the coding sequence ATGCCCACTCTGTCGCAACACCTGACTCTGCGTGGCTGTTCGCTGGCCTTCTACGACTCCGGCGGCGACGAGCCCGCAGTCGTGTTCCTGCACGGTGCGGGCGCCGATCATGTCATGTTCTCTGCGCAGGTCGAAGGTGTCATCGCCTCGGGGCGCAGGGTGGTGATGCCGGACCTGCGCGGGCACGGCCAGTCGCGCCCGAACCTCGCGCCGATCACCGCTGAGAGCCTGGTGGCCGACATCGAAGAACTCATCGCATCACGGGGGCTCGATCGCCCCGTGCTCGTTGGGCACTCACTCGGTGGCAACCTGGCGCAGGCGTTGGTGCGGAAGGCGCCGGGGGCGTTCTCCGGTCTGATGGTGCTCGACTCGACGTGGAACAACGGCCCGCTGACCGTGTGGCAGCGTCAACTGCTGCGCCTTGCGGCTCCCGCCCTCGCCCTCGTCCCGGCCGCTCGGCTGCCGCGACTGCTGGCGGAGGCCTCTGCGACCTCCGACTTCGCGAGGAGGGACGCGGAGCGGGCATTCGCGCAGGTCGCGAAGTCGGAATTCCTCGACATCTGGCGGGCGACGACAGCCTTCGTCGACCCGGACCCGACCTACCGGACACCGGTGCCGCTGGGGCTGATGCGTGGCGGGTTCGATCGTACGGGCAACATCGCCACCGCCATGCCCGCATGGGCGCGGCACGAAGGAGTGGACGAGGTCGTCATCCCGGATGCCGGTCACATCGTGAGTCAAGATGCCCCGGACGCGGTGACCGACGAGCTTCTGCGTTTTCTGAGGTCGATCAGAGCGCAGTAA
- a CDS encoding FAD-dependent oxidoreductase — MPKILIVGGGYAGFYTAWKLEKQLRKGEADVTMVDPLPYMTYQPFLPEVAAGSIEARHSVVAHRRHLKRTHVVTAKVTKIDHANKVATITPTEGEPYEFAYDQIVVTAGAVSRTFPIPGIADNAIGLKTIEEAVAIRDRLMSNFDKAASLPAGPERDRLLSVVVVGGGFAGIEVFAELRSLASALVSKYPQLTFDDTHFHLIEAMGRIMPEVSLKTSEWVLKDLAKRGANVHLDTQLTGAVDGIVELSTGEVIPTDLIVWTAGVMANPTVVRGGDLPVEERGRIQTRADLRVGTADAIVEGAWAAGDVSAVPDLSGGGVGGYCVPNAQHAVRQAKLLAKNIVAVIRGEEPKEYFHKNMGAVAGLGLYNGVFQSGNLALKGFVAWIAHRGYHGLAMPTWERKIRVVWGWVNNFFLGRDLVNLETVQSPRYVFEEFAARPRPAVDAAPAAPVAKAEPAKAEPAKVEPVKATVAAEAAPAAKPVKKAPVKKTVNADA; from the coding sequence GTGCCCAAGATTCTGATCGTCGGTGGAGGCTACGCAGGTTTCTACACGGCGTGGAAGCTCGAGAAGCAGCTCCGCAAGGGTGAAGCCGACGTCACCATGGTCGACCCGCTGCCGTACATGACCTACCAGCCGTTCCTGCCCGAGGTCGCCGCCGGCTCCATCGAGGCGCGGCACTCGGTGGTCGCGCATCGTCGCCACCTGAAGCGGACTCACGTCGTCACCGCGAAGGTCACCAAGATCGACCACGCCAACAAGGTGGCCACGATCACGCCGACCGAGGGCGAGCCCTACGAGTTCGCATACGACCAGATCGTGGTGACGGCGGGCGCTGTCTCCCGCACCTTCCCGATCCCGGGCATCGCCGACAACGCGATCGGGCTGAAGACCATCGAAGAGGCCGTCGCGATCCGCGACCGCCTGATGTCGAACTTCGACAAGGCGGCGTCGCTGCCGGCCGGTCCCGAGCGCGACCGTCTGCTCTCCGTCGTCGTCGTCGGTGGCGGTTTCGCCGGCATCGAGGTCTTCGCGGAGCTGCGTTCGCTGGCATCTGCGCTGGTGTCGAAGTACCCGCAGCTGACGTTCGATGACACGCACTTCCACCTGATCGAGGCCATGGGGCGGATCATGCCCGAGGTCTCGCTGAAGACCAGCGAGTGGGTGCTCAAGGACCTTGCGAAGCGCGGTGCGAACGTGCACCTCGACACGCAGCTCACGGGCGCCGTCGACGGCATCGTCGAACTCTCCACCGGCGAGGTCATCCCGACCGACCTCATCGTGTGGACCGCCGGTGTGATGGCCAACCCGACCGTCGTCCGCGGCGGCGACCTCCCCGTCGAAGAACGCGGCCGCATCCAGACCCGCGCCGACCTGCGCGTCGGCACGGCCGACGCGATCGTCGAGGGCGCGTGGGCTGCCGGTGACGTCTCGGCCGTCCCCGACCTGTCCGGTGGCGGTGTCGGCGGCTACTGCGTTCCGAACGCTCAGCACGCGGTGCGCCAGGCGAAGCTGCTTGCGAAGAACATCGTCGCGGTCATCCGTGGCGAGGAGCCCAAGGAGTACTTCCACAAGAACATGGGCGCTGTCGCGGGTCTCGGCCTGTACAACGGCGTCTTCCAGTCCGGCAACCTGGCGCTGAAGGGCTTCGTCGCCTGGATCGCCCACCGTGGCTACCACGGCCTGGCGATGCCGACGTGGGAGCGCAAGATCCGCGTCGTGTGGGGCTGGGTGAACAACTTCTTCCTCGGTCGTGACCTGGTCAACCTCGAGACGGTGCAGAGCCCTCGTTACGTCTTCGAGGAGTTCGCGGCTCGCCCGCGTCCGGCCGTGGATGCGGCTCCTGCCGCCCCTGTCGCCAAGGCAGAGCCGGCCAAGGCAGAGCCGGCCAAGGTCGAGCCGGTGAAGGCAACCGTTGCTGCGGAGGCTGCGCCGGCGGCGAAGCCGGTGAAGAAGGCGCCTGTCAAGAAGACCGTGAACGCCGACGCCTGA
- a CDS encoding S8 family serine peptidase, which produces MLRMTVAVAMVAASVLLLGATTAPGPVPDNPADPVRASEYWLDGARIREAWQTTRGKGVTIAVIDTGIAKVPQTFGDAVIGGTDVSGSGTPDGRTPLGAVDGNHGSWVASLAAGRGAADGTGMIGVAPEANLLSISLGFGAAAAVPFAEQVAKGMKWAVDNGADIINLSFTTNTLEWDRSWDEAFLYAFEHDVVVVVAAGNRGSGTSIIGAPATIPGVLTVGGVDQTGTASIEASTQGITIGISAPSEGLLGVSADGKVAWWRGTSGAAPIVAGIAALVRSAHPDLDAANVINRIIKTAIPVEGATKPSDPLYGYGLVDAAAAISTDVPKVDKNPMGDLAEWVRLHRRAASEPQPEPEITPVSVPPLPAAEPPTEPGSPLLPSAESLRYGTLPLIALTVPGILVGLGVTAAARRIRSARASRTPKS; this is translated from the coding sequence ATGCTGCGCATGACCGTCGCCGTGGCGATGGTTGCGGCATCCGTGCTGCTGTTGGGAGCGACGACCGCTCCAGGGCCTGTTCCCGATAACCCCGCAGACCCGGTGCGCGCCTCCGAGTACTGGCTGGACGGCGCCCGCATCCGCGAAGCATGGCAGACCACACGCGGTAAAGGCGTCACGATCGCCGTGATCGACACCGGTATCGCAAAGGTGCCGCAGACCTTCGGCGACGCGGTCATCGGCGGGACGGACGTCAGCGGCAGCGGCACCCCTGACGGGCGGACACCGCTCGGCGCCGTCGACGGGAACCACGGTTCCTGGGTGGCATCGCTGGCCGCCGGACGAGGTGCCGCCGACGGCACCGGCATGATCGGCGTCGCACCCGAGGCGAACCTGCTCTCGATCTCGCTCGGCTTCGGCGCCGCGGCGGCCGTCCCCTTCGCCGAGCAGGTCGCGAAGGGGATGAAGTGGGCGGTCGACAACGGCGCCGACATCATCAACCTGTCGTTCACGACGAACACCCTCGAGTGGGACCGGAGCTGGGACGAGGCGTTCCTGTACGCCTTCGAGCACGACGTCGTCGTGGTGGTGGCCGCGGGCAACCGGGGGAGCGGCACGAGCATCATCGGCGCTCCGGCGACGATCCCCGGCGTGCTCACCGTCGGCGGAGTCGATCAGACCGGTACGGCGAGCATCGAGGCGTCGACGCAGGGCATCACGATCGGCATCTCGGCGCCCAGTGAAGGCCTTCTCGGCGTTTCTGCCGACGGAAAGGTGGCGTGGTGGCGCGGCACCAGTGGTGCAGCGCCGATCGTGGCCGGCATCGCTGCGCTGGTGCGCTCCGCGCACCCTGACCTCGACGCCGCCAATGTGATCAACCGCATCATCAAGACCGCGATTCCGGTGGAGGGCGCGACGAAGCCCAGTGATCCGCTCTACGGATACGGGCTGGTGGATGCCGCCGCCGCCATTTCCACGGATGTCCCGAAGGTCGACAAGAACCCCATGGGAGACCTCGCGGAGTGGGTCCGTCTGCACCGTCGAGCAGCGTCCGAACCGCAGCCGGAACCCGAGATCACGCCGGTGAGCGTGCCGCCGCTTCCCGCGGCGGAACCACCGACCGAACCCGGGTCTCCGTTGCTTCCCAGCGCCGAGTCATTGCGTTACGGTACCCTCCCGCTCATTGCGCTCACAGTCCCTGGTATCCTGGTGGGGCTTGGCGTCACCGCAGCTGCCCGGCGCATCCGCTCAGCGCGCGCGAGTCGCACGCCAAAATCCTGA
- a CDS encoding DUF501 domain-containing protein — translation MTTPPFPAPTPAELAVVSAQLGRPARGVLGIAARCACGNPTVVATTPRLSDGTPFPTFYYLTHPAATAAMSTLEATQVMPELAALLADDEDIAAAYQAAHEAYLADRAQFGDVAEIDGISAGGMPTRVKCLHALAGHALAAGPGVNPIGDEALARSSWSAEQCRCDDPGAAIRVAGAATA, via the coding sequence GTGACTACGCCGCCATTTCCTGCCCCCACGCCCGCTGAACTCGCCGTGGTCTCGGCACAGCTCGGCCGTCCGGCTCGGGGCGTTCTCGGCATCGCCGCCCGATGCGCATGCGGCAATCCCACGGTCGTCGCGACCACGCCGCGGCTGTCCGACGGCACCCCTTTCCCGACGTTCTACTACCTGACACACCCGGCCGCGACGGCCGCCATGTCGACCCTCGAGGCCACCCAGGTGATGCCGGAGCTCGCGGCCCTTCTCGCCGACGATGAAGACATCGCCGCGGCGTATCAGGCCGCCCATGAGGCATACCTCGCAGATCGCGCCCAGTTCGGCGACGTCGCCGAGATCGACGGGATCTCCGCCGGTGGGATGCCGACGCGCGTGAAGTGCTTGCACGCGCTCGCGGGGCACGCGCTGGCTGCCGGACCAGGCGTCAACCCGATCGGCGATGAGGCGCTCGCTCGCTCCTCCTGGTCTGCCGAGCAGTGCCGCTGCGACGATCCCGGCGCAGCGATCCGGGTCGCAGGAGCGGCGACGGCATGA
- a CDS encoding septum formation initiator family protein, producing the protein MARRPAPPSASSGASKAQSSKAQGSKVPSSKPKPAKKNAARATSTRAAASRPASSRAAAGGQSVDVREWASGIRLSAFSVIMLSLVVLGAWVLVPTLGTFIDQRQKIAALEASVQVSEDEIAALEQERERWQDPAYITTQARERLYYVKPGEVVYLIDNDLDPAALPQEQEAVSDTLEEKPADWMGQLLRTLTSSGLADTAAVTP; encoded by the coding sequence GTGGCACGACGACCGGCTCCTCCTTCGGCGTCTTCGGGCGCTTCGAAGGCGCAGAGCTCGAAGGCGCAGGGTTCCAAGGTGCCGAGCTCGAAGCCGAAGCCCGCGAAGAAGAACGCCGCTCGCGCCACGTCGACCCGGGCGGCCGCCTCGCGTCCGGCATCCAGCCGAGCTGCGGCCGGCGGACAGAGTGTCGACGTGCGCGAGTGGGCGTCCGGCATCCGCCTCTCCGCCTTCTCGGTCATCATGCTGTCGCTGGTCGTCCTCGGCGCCTGGGTGCTGGTTCCGACCCTCGGCACGTTCATCGATCAGCGGCAGAAGATCGCAGCGCTCGAGGCCTCCGTCCAGGTCAGCGAGGACGAGATCGCCGCCCTCGAGCAGGAGCGCGAACGTTGGCAGGACCCTGCGTACATCACCACCCAGGCGCGTGAGCGCCTCTACTACGTCAAGCCCGGCGAGGTCGTCTATCTGATCGACAACGACCTCGATCCGGCCGCTCTCCCGCAGGAGCAGGAGGCCGTCAGCGACACCCTGGAAGAGAAGCCGGCGGACTGGATGGGGCAGCTGCTGCGCACGCTCACGTCGAGCGGTCTTGCTGACACGGCGGCCGTCACCCCCTGA
- the eno gene encoding phosphopyruvate hydratase produces MALIEAVGAREILDSRGNPTVEVEVLLDDGIVQRAAVPSGASTGAFEAYELRDGDKTRYSGKGVLKAVEAIIDELGPAIEGVEASEQRVIDEILIEVDGTENKKRVGANAILGVSLAVAKAAADSADLPLFRYLGGPNAHVLPVPLFNVINGGEHADNGIDMQEFFLAPIGAETYSEALRWGVETYHVLRAELKAAGYATGLGDEGGFAPDLPSNREGLDFLVKAIEKAGFKPGTEIALGLDVAATEFFKDGVYRLDSKDWSGPELIEYYVGLMNDFPIVTIEDALAEDDWDNWKLLTDALGSKVQLVGDDLFVTNPERLADGIRRGVANSLLVKVNQIGTLSETLDAVSLAQRSGYTAMLSHRSGETEDTTIADLVVATNSGQIKAGAPARSERVAKYNQLLRIEEELGDAAVFAGRSAFPRYQG; encoded by the coding sequence GTGGCACTCATCGAGGCTGTAGGCGCACGCGAGATTCTCGACTCGCGAGGTAACCCGACCGTCGAGGTGGAGGTGCTCCTCGACGATGGCATCGTCCAGCGGGCTGCCGTCCCCTCGGGTGCATCCACCGGCGCCTTCGAGGCGTACGAGCTGCGTGACGGCGACAAGACCCGTTACAGCGGCAAGGGCGTGCTCAAGGCCGTCGAGGCCATCATCGACGAGCTCGGCCCGGCCATCGAGGGCGTCGAGGCGAGCGAGCAGCGCGTCATCGACGAGATCCTCATCGAGGTCGACGGCACCGAGAACAAGAAGCGCGTCGGCGCCAACGCCATCCTCGGCGTCAGCCTCGCGGTGGCAAAGGCCGCGGCAGACTCTGCCGACCTGCCGCTGTTCCGCTACCTCGGCGGACCGAACGCGCACGTCCTGCCCGTTCCGCTGTTCAACGTCATCAACGGCGGAGAGCACGCCGACAACGGCATCGACATGCAGGAGTTCTTCCTCGCGCCGATCGGCGCCGAGACCTACTCCGAGGCCCTCCGCTGGGGCGTCGAGACCTACCACGTGCTGCGCGCCGAGCTGAAGGCCGCGGGCTACGCCACCGGCCTCGGCGACGAGGGCGGCTTCGCCCCCGATCTGCCGAGCAACCGCGAGGGCCTCGACTTCCTGGTCAAGGCGATCGAGAAGGCCGGCTTCAAGCCGGGAACCGAGATCGCCCTCGGCCTCGACGTCGCAGCGACCGAGTTCTTCAAGGACGGCGTCTACCGTCTGGACAGCAAGGACTGGTCAGGACCCGAGCTGATCGAGTACTACGTCGGACTGATGAACGACTTCCCGATCGTCACGATCGAGGATGCCCTCGCCGAAGACGACTGGGACAACTGGAAGCTCCTCACCGACGCGCTCGGCTCGAAGGTCCAGCTCGTCGGCGACGACCTGTTCGTCACCAACCCGGAGCGTCTCGCCGATGGCATCCGCCGCGGCGTGGCCAACTCGCTGCTGGTCAAGGTCAACCAGATCGGCACGCTCTCCGAGACGCTCGACGCGGTCAGCCTCGCGCAGCGCTCCGGCTACACGGCGATGCTGTCGCACCGCTCGGGCGAGACCGAGGACACCACCATCGCCGACCTCGTCGTCGCGACGAACTCGGGTCAGATCAAGGCGGGTGCGCCTGCTCGCAGCGAGCGCGTCGCGAAGTACAATCAGCTTCTGCGCATCGAGGAAGAGCTGGGGGACGCCGCGGTCTTCGCGGGCCGTTCGGCCTTCCCGCGCTACCAGGGCTGA
- a CDS encoding O-methyltransferase encodes MQSTPAAWAEADIYLADTLVGHDPALEAALEAQQAAGLPKIEVAPVAGKLLNLIARLSGARRVLEIGTLGGYSTIWLARAVGEGGKVLTVEAEPDNAAVARASIDAAGVGERVDIRVGRAADVLPTLVGGFDLVFIDADKESNTIYLDWAARLGHPGTVVVLDNIGREGEIVRQDSTDSMVVGTRDALRMLGEDPRFDATALQTVGIKGWDGIALALVV; translated from the coding sequence ATGCAATCGACACCTGCCGCCTGGGCGGAAGCGGACATCTACCTCGCCGACACGCTCGTCGGCCACGACCCCGCTCTGGAGGCCGCGCTCGAGGCGCAGCAGGCTGCCGGGCTCCCGAAGATCGAGGTCGCTCCTGTCGCGGGCAAGCTGCTGAATCTGATCGCACGGCTGAGCGGCGCGCGCCGGGTGCTGGAGATCGGAACGCTCGGCGGCTATTCGACCATCTGGCTGGCCAGGGCAGTCGGCGAAGGCGGCAAGGTCCTCACCGTCGAGGCGGAACCGGACAACGCCGCAGTTGCGCGAGCGAGTATCGACGCCGCGGGCGTCGGTGAACGGGTGGACATCCGCGTCGGTCGCGCCGCAGACGTCCTGCCCACGCTGGTCGGCGGATTCGATCTCGTGTTCATCGACGCCGATAAGGAGTCCAACACGATCTACCTCGACTGGGCGGCCAGGCTGGGGCATCCGGGCACCGTCGTCGTGCTCGACAACATCGGCCGCGAGGGCGAGATCGTGCGCCAGGACAGCACCGACTCGATGGTCGTCGGCACCAGGGACGCGCTTCGGATGCTGGGGGAGGACCCGCGCTTCGACGCGACCGCCCTGCAGACCGTGGGCATCAAGGGCTGGGACGGCATCGCGCTCGCGCTCGTCGTGTGA
- a CDS encoding CPBP family intramembrane glutamic endopeptidase, whose protein sequence is MTFSTNAPRTRPAWGAILAFVVLSCALAWLVALPLWLGDGLAEPISGVLLPVMMFTPAVAALIVTFAMRVPARGGRARFLGLWPLRPARRVVWLMVLAWLAPPVLVALSILLSAALGWVQLDFTFAAFAAEIGKALPTGTPAPPVGVVVVAQLASIPLAALFNSIFAFGEELGWRGWLVPALRPLGTWPALLISGAVWGFWHSPIILLGYNFGRTDITGVLFMIGGCVAWGILLGWLRLRSASVWPAVIAHGSLNAAGGMIVIFAAAKPDLALAGPLGAAGCIVIALVIVVLLITGQFRQQPELADAPGRLLSPPRS, encoded by the coding sequence ATGACGTTCTCCACCAACGCGCCGAGGACCCGACCTGCGTGGGGCGCGATTCTCGCGTTCGTCGTGCTCTCGTGCGCCCTCGCCTGGCTCGTCGCTCTGCCGCTCTGGCTCGGTGACGGGCTCGCGGAGCCGATCTCCGGCGTCCTGCTGCCGGTGATGATGTTCACGCCGGCTGTCGCCGCGCTCATCGTCACGTTCGCGATGCGGGTGCCGGCGCGCGGTGGTCGTGCGCGCTTCCTGGGGCTGTGGCCGCTGCGCCCCGCCAGACGAGTGGTCTGGCTCATGGTGCTGGCCTGGCTCGCCCCTCCAGTGCTCGTGGCGCTCAGCATCCTGCTGTCGGCGGCACTGGGCTGGGTGCAGCTCGACTTCACCTTCGCCGCGTTCGCCGCGGAGATCGGGAAGGCGCTGCCGACGGGGACGCCCGCGCCACCGGTCGGCGTGGTCGTGGTGGCGCAGCTGGCGTCGATTCCGCTCGCGGCGCTCTTCAACAGCATCTTCGCCTTCGGCGAGGAGCTCGGGTGGCGCGGCTGGTTGGTGCCGGCGCTGCGGCCGCTCGGCACGTGGCCGGCCCTTCTGATCAGCGGCGCTGTCTGGGGCTTCTGGCACAGCCCGATCATCCTGCTCGGCTACAACTTCGGGCGTACGGACATCACCGGCGTGCTCTTCATGATCGGCGGGTGCGTCGCCTGGGGGATCCTCCTCGGCTGGCTGCGCCTGCGCTCGGCATCGGTGTGGCCGGCCGTCATCGCGCACGGATCACTGAACGCCGCAGGCGGGATGATCGTGATCTTCGCCGCGGCCAAGCCCGACCTCGCCCTCGCCGGGCCGCTCGGGGCGGCGGGCTGCATCGTGATCGCTCTCGTGATCGTCGTGCTCCTCATCACGGGGCAGTTCCGGCAGCAGCCCGAACTCGCGGACGCACCCGGCCGGCTGCTGTCACCGCCGCGCTCTTGA